DNA from Dysgonomonadaceae bacterium PH5-43:
AATCTAAATCACGTTCTGCAACTTTGCCCACAACAGCTATTTCAATAACAGAAGCTCCCTCCATTATTATTTTAGAAGACATACTCCCTCTATAAAGATTCACTAATTGATTTTTAGATATAAATCTAAAATGGTATTCATAAGTAGGATAAACAAAAAAGTTTGTTTTACTTATAGTGGCATAGAATAAAGCATGTTGTATTTCTTCGTCATACTTACCATTCAAGGCAAACGGTTGAATATAATCATTGCCCATAAATGACACTTCATAATTTTCTTCATCTATTCCTTTTATCTTAAATTCTAAGCCATAAGCATTAGATGCTATATAATCCGTATTTATAGCTACTGGAGCATTTTTATAAAGAACTGTATTTTTGAATTTATGTTTAATATATATTTCATTAGTAATCTTCATTGAATCAACCACCCTCGAAATAAAATCATAGGATTGATACATTAACATTTGATTGTTAAATGTTTTATTATTTGCACTCACCATTGAGTTATTCGCAAAATTTGTACCTAATCCATTTTTACTCGTTTCTATTAAAACTGTAGTAGTGGTTATATACGTTGGAGTCCAAGATTTATTTTTCACATAGGCTAATCCTAACGCTATAAACCCTGCTATAACAAACCAATACCAATACTTTGCTATACTAATTATGAGTGTAACAATATCAAATGAGTTAGAACTAGTCTGATTAAATAATTGTTCAATAGACTGCTCTTCTGTATTTTTTTCTGTTTTATTTTTGATAGCCATAAAAAATATATTAATTATTAAATAAACTAACAGCCATTATTATTAAAGATAAAGGCGTTACTACAAACGACACGAAAGACGTAAACGAATCTATACGAAAGAATGAATTAGAATTAGTTGGTATATATATTACATCGTTAGGTTTGATGTAATAATATTCCGAACCTATAATCGACTCACTTCTCAAGTCGAAAGTCTTCACATGATCTAAACCATCACTACCTTGTCTTATTATTTTTATATGTTTTTTATCCCCAGTGTTAGAAATATCTCCTGCCATAGCCAAAGCTTGAAAAATATTCAAATTCTCTCTATAGAGATAAAATTGTCCTTTACCGCCATCTCCTTGTATATAAAAATAGTTATTTGATAACGAAATTTTAACCTCTGCGTCAAATATTATTTTCTTAAACTCAGATGTAAGTATTCTTTCTGCCTCTTTTAAAGTCTTTCCTACAATATTAATTTTACCCAAAGTCGGTAAATCAACACAACCATCATTATGAATTTGGTAGGTCATTGCATTATTAGATTGAACAGATGACGCTCCTCCTTGAGAACCATTAAATAAAGCCTGTGTTTCTTCATCTGATGTCATAAGATAATAAATAATCTCATCATTCACACAAAGTTTATATTCTTCAAAAGGGACAGATGGATATACAACATTAGTATCCTGAAGATATAATTTTTGCTTATTAGTTATACAAGAGGGTAATAACAGCGTTGTTATTATTATTAATAGAATATTACGATACAATTTTCCCATCATTCATTATTTAGTTAAGTTGTAAATCATAATGCCTAAAGATGCTACTGATGATACTATTGCAAAAATAGCTCCAAAAGAATTTATTCCGAAGAATTGTTTCTTCATTGGTTGAATGTATATTATATCATTAGGCTGTATATAATAAAACTCTGAATTAACCACATCTGAACTTCTTAAATCAAATGTTTTAATAAGAGTACCTTCTTTAGTTTCTCTAATTATTTTTACGATGGAACGGTCTCCATAAGGTTTTATATCGCGACTTTGCGAAAGAGCTTGAAATATAGTCAAATGTTCTTTATTTATATTATAACGTCCAGAGTTCGACTCTCCAATAACACTATAATATCTATTGGATAAATTAACATAAACATTACAACCTTCGTCTGTTAGTATTTCTTCTTTTATTCTTTTTTCAAGAGTTCCTTGAACTTCTTGTACCGTTTTATTGATTACTTTTATATCTCCAAGATAAGGAAAATAAATAGTCCCATCTGAAGAAACAGACAGAGTTCTTAATCTATCACCACTATCGGAACCATAACCTCCTCCCGTTCCTGAAAACAGACTAAACATAGCCGCTGCTTTTCTGCTATCAACAGGAACTGTTATTCTGACCATCAATTCATCTCCTTCTTTGATTGTATATTCCTCTATTTTCACATCTGAAGAACCTGAAATATTCCCTTTCCCTTCTTGCAATAAGTTAGTCTGTTTGGTTGTCAAACAAGATGTTAAAGAAAAGACAAACAGCAAAGCAAGTATTATATTTTTTATATTCCTCATTAAAGATTTACAGTTTAAATAGTTTTCTTAGAACGTTTAATTTTATACGAACAATTTACATTACCCGACATTATTTTGTTTAGCTTTGAACGTATCATTTGTTTTCTTATTCCACTGATATGATCTACAAACATAAGCCCTTCTAAATGGTCATATTCGTGTTGTATAACTCGAGCTTTATAACCTTCATAAACTTCGTCGTGGGGTTCTAAATTCTCATCTAAATACTGAATACGAATACGATTAGAACGTGCTACTTTTTCGTGAATATTAGGAATAGACAAACAACCTTCTTCCATAATTGCAGTTTCGTCGCTCTTTTCTATTATTCTTGCATTAATAAATGCTTTCTTAAAATTAGCACAAGAAGGGTCTTGCTCTTCACAAGGGGTTAAATCAATCACTAATATCCTATCCTCCAATCCTATTTGAGGAGCAGCTAAACCAACTCCATCTGCTCTGTACATTGTTTCATACATATCTTCTAACAGTTTAACCAAATTAGGATAATCAACAGAGATGTCTTTTGTCTCTTTTCTTAAAACGGGATGTCCGTATAAATAAATAGGGTATATCATTATCTTTTCGTTTCCAAATACGTTTGTAATAAAATAGTGGCACTTAACATATCTACCAATCCTTTATTTTCTTCTTTTTTCTTTTTACCTATACCACTCTCTGCTATAGCGTGGTTTGCCAACACCGACGTAAAACGCTCATCAACCATTACAATATTTATATGTGGTATTGCTCTTTGTAATTTATCTTTCAGTTTACTAACACCTTCAATACTTTCCGAATATTCGTAATTCATCTGGCGAGGCTCCCCTAATATAAATAAGTCTACTTCGTTTTCTTTTATATAGTTCAATAAAAATGGGATAACTTTATGTGTTGGAATTGTATCTAAACCGCCTGCAATAATCCTTAAGGGGTCTGTA
Protein-coding regions in this window:
- a CDS encoding peptide deformylase (product_source=KO:K01462; cath_funfam=3.90.45.10; cog=COG0242; ko=KO:K01462; pfam=PF01327; superfamily=56420; tigrfam=TIGR00079), which encodes MIYPIYLYGHPVLRKETKDISVDYPNLVKLLEDMYETMYRADGVGLAAPQIGLEDRILVIDLTPCEEQDPSCANFKKAFINARIIEKSDETAIMEEGCLSIPNIHEKVARSNRIRIQYLDENLEPHDEVYEGYKARVIQHEYDHLEGLMFVDHISGIRKQMIRSKLNKIMSGNVNCSYKIKRSKKTI
- a CDS encoding putative Holliday junction resolvase (product_source=KO:K07447; cath_funfam=3.30.420.140; cog=COG0816; ko=KO:K07447; pfam=PF03652; smart=SM00732; superfamily=53098; tigrfam=TIGR00250) gives rise to the protein MGRILAIDYGKKRTGLAVTDPLRIIAGGLDTIPTHKVIPFLLNYIKENEVDLFILGEPRQMNYEYSESIEGVSKLKDKLQRAIPHINIVMVDERFTSVLANHAIAESGIGKKKKEENKGLVDMLSATILLQTYLETKR
- a CDS encoding polysaccharide export outer membrane protein (product_source=KO:K01991; cath_funfam=3.10.560.10; cog=COG1596; ko=KO:K01991; pfam=PF02563; transmembrane_helix_parts=Outside_1_228,TMhelix_229_251,Inside_252_253), coding for MMGKLYRNILLIIITTLLLPSCITNKQKLYLQDTNVVYPSVPFEEYKLCVNDEIIYYLMTSDEETQALFNGSQGGASSVQSNNAMTYQIHNDGCVDLPTLGKINIVGKTLKEAERILTSEFKKIIFDAEVKISLSNNYFYIQGDGGKGQFYLYRENLNIFQALAMAGDISNTGDKKHIKIIRQGSDGLDHVKTFDLRSESIIGSEYYYIKPNDVIYIPTNSNSFFRIDSFTSFVSFVVTPLSLIIMAVSLFNN
- a CDS encoding polysaccharide export outer membrane protein (product_source=KO:K01991; cath_funfam=3.30.1330.30,3.30.1950.10; cleavage_site_network=SignalP-noTM; cog=COG1596; ko=KO:K01991; pfam=PF02563; superfamily=160207; transmembrane_helix_parts=Inside_1_232,TMhelix_233_255,Outside_256_260) translates to MRNIKNIILALLFVFSLTSCLTTKQTNLLQEGKGNISGSSDVKIEEYTIKEGDELMVRITVPVDSRKAAAMFSLFSGTGGGYGSDSGDRLRTLSVSSDGTIYFPYLGDIKVINKTVQEVQGTLEKRIKEEILTDEGCNVYVNLSNRYYSVIGESNSGRYNINKEHLTIFQALSQSRDIKPYGDRSIVKIIRETKEGTLIKTFDLRSSDVVNSEFYYIQPNDIIYIQPMKKQFFGINSFGAIFAIVSSVASLGIMIYNLTK